The sequence CGCGGTGGATCGCGCGGGGCGAGTCGGAGTGCTGGCGGCCGTCGAAGCTGGAGTAGAGGGCGGCCGGGCGGAGTTGGCCACGGTCGGCGGCGCGGAGGGTGGCGTACCGCTCGCGCTGGATGCGCTGCCCGTACGGTCCCTGCTCGGTGACCGGGAGGGCGCTGCCGGACTCCAGGACGAGCCGGTCGTGGTGGCGGCGCTGGAGGGTGAAGGGGCGTCCGCCCGCCTCCTGCTGGAGGGGGAGGTCGGCGTGGAGCGGGGTGGCCAGGCGGAGCGGCCGGTAGGCATCGGGGTCGCGCTCGCCCGGCTCGCGGAGGAAGAGGTACCAGCGCCCCTCGGCAAGCGGCAGCGGGCCGCCGGAGCCGTCGACGGCGGCTGGGTGGACGACAGCCCGGAAGCTACCGCTCTCCTCCAACTCACAAGCGATGACGGTCTCTTCGTGGTGGCCGCTGTGCCGCAGCACCAGCTCGCCGATGGTGCCGGACGGCTCCGGGAAGACGCCTTCGAGGACCAGCCCCCCGCCCTCGGTCCAGGACACCGAAGTCACGACGGGCTGCACGGCCCGGTCGGTGAGGACGAGGTCACCGGACGGGTTGGGAGCCACGTACAGCTCGCGCCCGCCCGGGATCGGGTAGCGGCCGTCGTCGCCGTCGGTCCGGGCGGCGACGGTCAACTTGCCTTTGCCGCCGACCAGTTGTACGCCCCAGACCTCGTCCTTGCCACGGAACGCAGTCAGCGGAATCTCGGCGGCACGGGACCCGAGGGAGCCGCGCAGGGCGAACTCCTGGATGTCCTTGGTGCGCCACTCGGTCAGCCGCAGAGCGGCCGGCCCGTCGTCGTCGAGGACCTTCACGTCCAGGTGGAGGGAGTCGTCGGCGGCGGAGTGGCCGGTCAGGAGGGCCGCGATCCGTTCGGTGCGCAGCTCCAGCTTGTTGCCGGAGAGGACGGGGACGACCCGGGTCCGCTCGTCGGTGTACAGGGCGGCGGGCGGGGCCGGGGTGCCGGTGAGCCGCATCGGGCCCCGGCGGAGGCGGCCCGCGCCGAACAGGGCGGACTCCAGCTTCCACGTCGTACGCCCGGCCTTGCCCTTGCCCTTGCTCTTGGCGGCGAGCGCGCGCGGGTCGACGACCGCCTCGAACCCGGCGCGTGCGTACCGGTGCAGGGAGCGCCCGGAGCGGGCGGTCGCCTCGTCGCCGCCGCCGGGACGCGGCCGCAGACGCAGCGGGATGAGCCGCTTCCCGGCCCGCAGCCAGCCGAGCCGGGGCGGCCCGCCGGGGGCGTTGCGTACGTATGCGTACCCGGTCAGCCTCAGCAGCCCGTCCCGCCACACGGCCTCGGTGAGGTGGGCGTGGACGGGGAGGTCGGCGGGGGTGAGCGCGGTGGCGGCGGCCGGCAGCGGGTCGCGGAGGGCGGGGTGGTGGGCGCGGGGGCGGAGGAGGCCGCGTACGTGGAAGGCGTCCCGGTCGTTCTTCTCCTCGCCGAGCAGCGCGAGGAGTTCGGCGATCCGGCGCTCCCGGATGAGCTGCCACTTGACCCGCAGATCCAGCGGCAGACCGGCGAAGACCTCGGGGGCGACGGTGGCGGCGAAGGCCCCCGCGTGGTCGAGGAAGGCCGTGTGGAACTCCTCGTCGCCGTCCGGCAGGGCCTCGATGAAGAGCCACAGGTCGCCGGAGAGCGCGTGCGCGTCGTAGCGCCGCTTGGCCTCGGCCAGGTCGGGGCGGCCGGCGAGGAAGGTGCTGACGGCGGTGACGGCGGTGACCCGGTCGCGGATGCCCTGGGGGACGGCACGGCGGGTGGTGATCGACCCGTCGCGGTCGCGCCAGTGGTAGACGGGCTCCTCGACGACGTCGACCGAGCGGGCCAGGAAGTGGGCGGGCAGGACGACGGCGATGTCCTCGTACAGCACGCCCGTCGGGAAGGCGAAGGCGTGCTCGTCCCAGAAGGTGCGGCGGAACACCTTGTTGCAGGCGATGCGGTCGCCCAGCAGGATCCAGTCCCGGGTGACATGGGTGGCGGGGCGGGCCTTCTCCATCGGCTTGCGGAACATCGGGGACTGTTCGAGCGCCCCGTTCCCTCGCAGTCGCAGCACGTTGCCGGTCGCGAAGTCGGAGCCGGAGCCGTCGAGTTCGGCGAGCATCCGTGCGTACGCGCCGGGGGGCACGACGTCGTCGCTGTCGACGAACGTGAGGAACTCGCCCTTCGGGTCGGCCGCACGGACCCCGGCGTTACGGGCCGCGCCGAGCCCGGCGTTCTCCTGCCGGATCAGCCGGAAGCGGGGGTCGCGGTCGGCGAACTCCTGTGCCAGGGCTGGCCCGTTGTCCGTGGAGCCGTCGTCGACGAGGACGACCTCCAGGTCGGCCATGGTCTGTTCGGCGAGCGAGGTCAAGCAGGCACCGAGGTACTCCTCGACGTTGTAGAGGGGGACGACGACGGTGAGACGGGGTGCCATCGCAGCGCACGATCCTTCCGGGCGGACGACATCGGGGAGATGACCATCAAGAGGTATGAGGGGGCCACGGTGTACAACCCGCGCCCCCGGGCCCGGTCACCCGAGGGGAGCCATTCGGGTGACGGAGGGAGGCGGAGGGGAGGGCGGAGGGGGCGGAGTTACGCAGACGGGGGCGCGCCGGTGACGCGGCCGAGCCCCGTACCGGGGAGGGGCACGGGGCTTGGGTCAGGTCCGGCGGATCAGGGCTTGACGGCGATCCGGCCCTCGTCCATGCGCAGCAGCAACAGCCGCTCGCCGGTCTTGTCGAGGAACTCGTCGACGGCCTGCCGCGACCCCTGCCAGTAGCCGTAGTCGTCGATCAGCAGCACACCGCCGCTGACCAGCCGGGAGTAGAGGTGCTCCAGCTCGTGCTTGGTGGAGGCGTACCAGTCGGTGTCCAGGCGCAGGATCGCGATCTGCTCGGGCGCCTGCTCGGGGACCGTGTCCTCGACCCGCCCCCGCACGTAGTGGACGCGCTCCTTCGGGTACGGGACGTTCTCGAACCCGGCCTGGACGTCCTCCAGCGAGGCGACCGCCCAGATCGGCCGGTCCTTGCCCTGGGCGTCCAGCAGTTCCTGCGCCGGGCGGCCGTCGCGCCGCAGGTCCTCGGCGGTGGGCGGGGTCATGCCCTCGTACGTGTCGAAGAGGTACAGCTCGCGCTCGGTCTCCCCGACGGAGAGCAGGGTCCGGGCGCAGGCCTGCATGGAGCCGCCGCGCCAGACCCCGCACTCGACGATGTCACCCGGGATGTCGTGCCGGGCGATGTACCGGGTGGCGAGGATGAAGGCGTTGAGCCGCTCCGGTGAGGTCATCGAGTACGGCTTGACCGCCCGGATGATGTCCCTGGCCTCGTCGTCGTAGTCCTCCGGGAAGGCCGAGGAGGGCTTCTTCGCCCGGGACTTCTTGGCCGCGGCCTCCTTCGCCTCCGGCTTCGGGGGCGCCGGGGCGGGGGTCGAGGCCGCGAGGGATTCGGCCGGGGCCGTACGGGCGGCGGGCACCGTCACGCGCCTGAGCTGGTATCCGGTGAGCTGCTGAAGGACGCCGTTGACGGCGTTGCGCCAAGCCATGGACCGGGACAGTACGCGCGGTTTGTGGCGCATGTCACTTTTCGTCAACCTGCCATTGATCGGGGCGGATTCTGTTCGAGTGCGGGCGCCGGCTCCGTCGTCTGCGCGGGCACGGACTTCGCGCGCCCGCACTGCTCGCGCCCCGCGACGGGCTCGGGCAGCGGGACGGAGTCGACGCCGCCGACCCGGTTCGCCCACCAGACCGCCAACTCCCTTACGGCGAACATGGTCAGCCGGGGGTAGCGCTGCGGCTTGCGGAAGACGCCGACGGAGTCGCCCCAGTAGGCGGCCTTCCTGTCGATGGCCCGGTAGTCGTGCCAGATGCCCTTCTGCGGCGGGAAGTCCGTGTAGGCCTCGCGGAGTTCGAGCCGGGAGTGAGCAGCCAGGGCGCGGAACCCGTCCGGGTAGTAGCGCCAGCAGTCCTGCGCATCGTGGACATGGCCGCGCGAGGGTGCGGTGATGAAGGCGTGGCCGCCCGGCTTCAGCACCCGGGCGATCTCCAGCATGGAGGCCCAGAAGAACGGGATGTGCTCGAACGCCTGCCCGGAGAGCACGACATCGGCGCTGTTGGAGCGGGCGGGGATGCGGTACGGCTTCTTCATGACCGCGTCCACGTTGGGCCCGTCCTGCACATCGACGCCGAAGTAGTCGATGGAGTGCCCGGCGAGGAGCGCCCGGTGGGTGCGGGTCTGCTTGCCGGAGATACGGGAGCCGAGGTCGACGACCCGGTATCTGCCGGGCGCGGCCCCTTCGCCCGGCCCTTCGACCGGCAGGTACTCCTTGATGCAGAGTTCCATCTGTTCGTAGGCGGACCGGTGCATGGGCGTCTCCCAACCTCGCTGTGTACGTGAGCTGTCGGAATCAACGACCGCGTGGGGCAAAGGGGACGCCGAAGAACCGCCGTACGATCCGTTCCGCCGCGTGCCCGTCGTCGTACGGGCAGAACCGCTCCCGGAACGCGGTGCGCAGCGCGGCCGACGCGGGCGAGCGCCACTCCCCCGTACGGAACGCCTCGACCAGCTCGTCGGAGGTGGTGGTGACCGTGCCCGGGGTGTCGCCGGGCCGGCCGGAGAGCAGGTCGAAGTAGGTCCCGCGGGTGGTCCGGTAGGCGTCCCAGTCGGGGGCGTGGACGACGATCGGGCGGTCCAGGCAGGCGTAGTCGAAGGTCAGGGACGAGTAGTCGGTGATCAACGCGTCGGCGGCCAGGCAGAGTTCTTCGATCCGGGGGTGGGCGGTGACGTCCAGGACCCGGCCGGTCGGTGCACTCGCCAGCCCGGCGGACCTGCCGTAGAAGTAGTGGGCCCGCACCAACACCACGTAATCCGGGCCGAGTTCGCGGGCTAGGTGTTCCGGGTCGAGGTCGGGCACGAAGCCCTCGCGGTAGTCGCGGTGGGTCGGGGCGTAGAGCAGGGCGGTCCGGCCTTCGCGGATGCCGAGTTCGGCGCGGATCCTGGCGATGTCCTCGGCGGTGGCGGTGAAGTAGACGTCGTTACGGGGGTAGCCGAGGTCGAGGTGTTCATAGGCCGGTCCGTCCGAGGGGGCCGGGTAGACGCGGTCCCAGATCTCGGTGCTGTGCGGGTTGGCGGAGAGGCTGAAGTCCCACTGCCCCACGTGCGCAAGGATCTTGGCGAAGTCCGCCTTCCGGGCGAGGGCGGGGTAGGCGCGCTGGTCGAGGCCCATCGTCTTGAGCGGGGTGCCGTGGTGGGTCTGGAGGTAGCGCTGGCCGGGGCGCTTGGTGAAGCCGCCGGGGAAGCTGGAGTTGTTGACCAGGTACGTGGCGGTGGCCATCGCCCGCCAGTAGGGGCGCGAGCCCTCGATGACGTACGGCACACCCGGGGGCATCCGGTCGCGGTGCCGGGAGGAGACGGCCCACACGCCCCTGATGTGCGGGGCGAGTTGGCGGGCCTTGGCGTGGATGGCGGCGGGATTGCAGGCCACGCCCCGGTTCCAGTAGGCCCCGTAGACCGCGAGGTTCGGGTCGAGGGGGCGGTGGAGGTCGGTGCGGTAGGCGGCCCGCATGACCTGCCTGCGGACGAACCGCTTCACGGATGCTCTGGTGGGCCTGGGGGGCATGGCAGCCGAGGGTAGTCGCGGCGGTGTCCGCCGGGCCGCCCGCGTTCACCCGTTCGGGGCAGCGCCGGTGACCCCGGGACCCGCCCTCTGTTGACCAGGACATGAAGCCACCGCTCCTCAGCGTCGTCATCCCCGTCCACAACGTCGAGGACTACCTTGAGGACTGCCTGCGGTCGGTGGCGCAGCAGAGCCTCGACGCGATCGAGGTGGTGATGGTCGACGACGGTTCGACGGACGGCAGCCCGGCGATCGCGGAGGCGTTCGCCGCGCGGGACGGCCGCTTCCGGCTGGTGCGGCAGAAGAACGCCGGGCTGAGCGCGGCCCGCAACACCGGCGTCCGGCACACCACCCCGGCCGTCCCCTACCTGGCGTTCGCGGACAGCGACGACTTCGTCGTCCACGACGCGTACGAGCGGATGGTGGCCTCCCTGGAGTCGACCGGCTCCGATCTGGCGACCGGCAATGTGTGGCGGCTGACCGAACGGGGGCGGCAGCAGGCCTGGCAGTACCGCTGGCTGACCGCCACCCGCCCCCGCACCCACATCACCCGGGACCCGCGCCTGCTGGCCGACCGGGTGGCGTGGAACAAGGTGTTCCGGCGCTCCTTCTGGGACGGGCACGCCTTCGCCTTCCCCGAGGGGAGGCTGTACGAGGACACCCCGGTGATGATCCCCGCGCACTATCTGGCCGGGTCCGTGGACGTCCTGCACGAGCACGTCTACTACTGGCGGGTGCGGGAGGGTTCGATCACCCGGCGGCGTACGGATGTCACGGGTGTACGGGACCGGATCGCCGCGTGCGAGCAGGTCAGCGCGTTCCTGGGCGGGCGCGAGGACGGGGAGCAGCGGCGGGCGTACGACGCGTCCTGTCTGCGCGACGACTTCGGGTACTTCCTGGACGGGCTGCCGCTGGGCGGCGAGGCGTACCGGGCGGCGTTCCTGGAGGGCGCCGGGGCGTTCGTCGACCGGGCGGGGGACGGGGTGCTGGAGGGGCTGCCCGTGGAGCTGCGCATCAAGTGGCGGCTGGTGCGGGAGCGGCGGCTTGAGGAACTGCTGGCCGTCCTCGCCTTCGAACGGGTCAACGGGGTGGGGACGTTCGCGGTGGAGGGGCTGCCGGGGCGACGGCGTGCGGTGTACCCCGGCGTGCGCGGCGCGAGCGCCCGGCTCGCGCGCACCGACGTACCGGCGGTCGCACGGCTCGTGGAGGCGCGGTGGGAAGCGGACGGGAAGCTCCGGCTGCGCGGGTACGCGTATCTGCGCAACCTGCCCGCTTCCTCCGCCCGGCAGCAGCTCATGGTGGGGATGGTCCGGGCGGAGGGGGCCCGCCGGGTGCGGACGGTGCCGGTGCGGTCAGTGCCGGCTCCCGAGGCGACGGTGAACTCCGGGCAGGAGCTGCACGGTTACGACCACGCGGGCTTCGAGATGGTCCTCGACCCGGACCGGCTGCCCGCCACGGGGGACAGCGGCGGCTGGTTGGTCGGGCTGGTCGTCGCGGCGCGCGGGACGGTACGGCGGGTGGCGGTGCGCGCCCTGGACGCGGGGGCGGACCAGCCGCTGGTGCACGACCTGGGGGACGGGCGGCGGACGGTGCTGGACCACCTGGGCGGGCGGCTGCGGGTGCGGGTGGCGCCGCCGGGGGCGCTGGTGGAGGCGAGCGGCGGTACGGAGGGGGGCGGCGCGCTGGAGCTGTCGGGCCGGTGCTTCGGGGGCGCTGCGCCTGCGGCCCTTCTGCTGATGCGGGACGGGGAGGAGGAGCGTTCGTTCCCGGTGGAGTGCGGGGAGGGCGGGGCGGACGGGGGCCGTGGGTCGGCTTTCACCGTACGTGTCCCTCTCGACGGCCTCGCCGCCGTACCGCCCGCCCCGCACCGGGCCCCGCCCGAGGTCAGGGCGGAGGGCGGGGCGCGGTGGCGGACCCGGTTGCTGCTCGCCGACGGGACCCGCACCCCGCTGCCCGCCGCCCCGGACCTGCCGCCGCCCGCGTGCGCTGACGCGGCGGGGGAGCTGGTGGTGGACCTGGGCGGGCTGCCGGTGGCGGATGCGGTGGAGCGGCTGGAGGACGGGGCGCTGCGGGTCTCGGGGACGTACGGAGTGGCTTGCGCGGCTTCGGGGGCGTACGGAGCGGCCTCCACGGCTCCGGGGACGTACGGAGTGGCCCCTACGGCTCCGGGGACGTACGGAGTGGCCCCTACGGCTTCGGGGGCGTACGGGGTGGCTTCCGCCGCCTCGGGAACGTACGGAGTGGCCTCCACGGCTCCGGGGACGTACGCGCCGGCGCTTTCGGGGCCGGGCGCACCGGCCCCCACGGCAACGGCCTCCGGCCCCGCCCCCCGCCTCTTCCTCCGCCACGAGACCCTGCACGAGACGCTCCCCGTCACCGAGGTCACCGTCGAGACCCACCCCACCCCCCGCTTCTACGCGCGGATCGCCCCGCCCCTCCCCGAGGGCCGCTGGGGTCTCCACCTCGACGGTCGCCCCGTCCGCGTCCTCGCCTCGCTCGCCGCGCACCTCCCCTGCGGCGACTCCGCCCTCGCCCTGGAGCGGCGCAACGGCGACCGGCTGACCGTCCTGGCGGCTCCGGCGCTCCCGGTCGCCGAGCGGAGCGGGTACAACAGACGGCTTCTGCGCTCCGCGCACCACCGCGCCGGGCGCACCACCCTCCCGCTCCTGGACACCGTCCTCTACGCGGGCGGCGCGGGCGGTGACTCCCCGCGCGCCGTGCACGCCGAGCTCGTGCGCCGGGGTGCGGAGGCCGAGCACCTGTGGGTCACCGGGACCGCTCCCGGCCGTACGACCCCTGTACCGCCCGGGGCACGGGCCGTTCCCGTGCACAGCGCCGCCTGGTACGAGGCGCTGGCCCGCTCCCGGTGGATCGTCACGGACGACCACCTGCCCGCCTGGTTCGAGCGGCGTCCCGGGCAGACCGTCGTCCAGACCTGGCACGGCACTCCGCTCGGCCGCTTCGGCACCGGCCTGACGGAGACCCTCTACGCCGACCACCAGCATCTCGCCACCCTGGCCCACCGATCGGCCCAGTGGTCGGTACTGGTCTCCCCGAGCCGCTTCGCCACCCCGTTGCTGCGCAGGTCACTGGCGTACGAGGGTGATGTGCTGGAGGCCGGATCGCCCGCCAACGACGTGCTGTGCGCGCCCGACCGGGACAAGGCGGCCGAAGAGATCCGGCGCACGCTCGGCGTACCGGAGGACCACCGTGTCGTCCTGTACGCGCCGACCTACCGCGACCACCTGGCCCATCCCCCGTCCGCCGTCCCCCACTCCCCCGACCGCACGGCCCCCGGCCCGTACCGCTGGGATCCGGCGCTGGACCTGCCCGCCCTCGCCCGCTCGCTGGGCCCCGGCCATACGGTGCTGGTGCGGCGGCACCCCCGGGTCACGGGCAGCATCGCGGAAGGTCCCGGCGTCCTCGACGTCTCCCGCCACCCGGGGGCGGCCGAGCTGCTGCTGATCGCGGACGTGCTGGTCACCGACTACGCGGGGCTGATGTTCGACTTCGCGCTGACGGGCCGCCCGATGCTCTTCCACACGTACGACCTGGAGCACTACCGCGACACCGTGCGCGGCTTCTGCCTGGACTTCGAGACCCGGGCGCCCGGTCCGCTGCTGGTCACCACGGACGAGGTGGCGCAGGCGCTGCGCGGCCTCGGGGCGCTGGCCGCCCGGCACGCCGACGCGTACGAGAGCTTCCGCCGCGACCACTGCGACCTCGACGACGGCGGGGCGGCGGGGCGGGTGGCGGACCGGCTGCTGGCGGACCTCGGGTAGGGCTTGCACAGCGCTCCGCGTACGTCCCCCGGAAGAGTGGCGGGCGGGAGGGACGGCCCCGCGCACGGAACCCATGACGTGTGTCCCTCTCCTCTCCCACACCCGCCCCGTCCGACACCCCTACCTCTGCGCCTCCTCCCGCCCCGGCCGAGGACGACGCGCCCGTCGTGGCGCCCCGGTGGCTGCCCTCGCCGTACGTCCTGCTGGGCGGTCTGCTGTGGGCGGTCCTGTCGGCGGCGGCCTGGCAGGTGCCGATGTGCTGCGAGGCCGGGCTCAACGCGGCCGTCGTCGAACGGCTGCGGAGCAGTCTGCTGCACCCGGCGTTCCCGATGACGGACCTGCCCGCCGCTGCCAGCGCGCACTACTCCCCGTACGCGGTCGTGCAGGGCCTGACCGCCCGGGCGAGCGGGCTCTCCGGGCAGACCGTGCTCGCGCTGTCCGCCGCCGTGAACCTGGCGCTGCTGCTGACCGGGATCGGCCGGCTGGCCCGGCTGCTGACCCCGAACCGGTGGGTGCCGGTCCTCGCGCTGATCCCGCTGGCGCTGATCCACTGGGCGGACCCGGGGCGGTGGAGCGCGCCGGGCACGTTCGCCGTCGCGGTCACCCTGCACCTGTGGGCGTGGACCGGTCACGCGGTGACCCGGCTCCCCCGCGCCGGCTCCGGGCGGCCGCCGGGACGGGCGCCCCGGTGGGCGGAGGCGGTCGGGATCGGCGTCCTGCTCGGGCTCGTCCTGCTGGTCCACCCGCCGACGGCGCTGGGTGCGGCGCTGGGCGTGGTCGCGCTGGTGGCGGTGAAGCAGCGGACCCGGATCAGGCCGACCATGCGCAGGTGGGCGGTGGCCGGGCTGTGCACGGCGGCCGTGGCGGCGGTGTGGCCGTACTACAACGGGCTCACCGTCGAGAAGGCCCCGACGCCCGCCGGGGCCTCGGCCCGCCCGGAGAACGGCGGGGCGCCGGTGACCGGGGAGCCCTACACCTGGGCGACCGCGCACGTCCCGCCCGGTGAGGTGGTGCTGACGGACAGCGTCCCGGCGATGTACGCCCTGGCCGGGCACGGGGTGTTCGTGCTCGCCGACGGGGTGCCGGACGCGGGGCTTCCGGCGGCCGAGCGGCGGGCGCGGAGCCGGGCGGTGGCCACGTACCTGGACGCGGCCACGGCGCAGGAGGAACGGGACCGGATCACCGGGCGGTACGGGGTGCGGTGGGTGCTGCTGACCCGGTTCCAGAAGCTGCCGGGGGACGCGTCGGTGCTGGCGTACAGCCCGCGTACGGGCGAGGTGCTGGCGCGCGTACCGGAGCGGTGATCCCTCGGGCCGCTTCAGGCGCCGTTGCGCAGCGCGGCGACCGCTGAGGCGGCCAGGTCGTCGAGGTAGCCCTTGGGCAGCTCGCCACGGACCACGACGAGCCGCCAGTACAGCGGCCCCACGATCAGGTCGAGGGCCCGGTCCGGATCGCTCCCCTCCGGCAGCTCCCCCCGGGCCACCGCCTCCCGCACCACCACGGCGGCGACGCCCTGCTGCTGGTCGAGGAGGGCGGCCTTGATCGCCTCGGAGATCTCCGGGTTGCGGGCCGCCTCCACCAGCAGGTCCGGGATGACCTGCGAGGCGACCGGGTGGCGCAGGGCGTAGGCGGCGAGTTCGAGGACGGCGCGCACATCCCCGTAGAGCGAACCGGTGGCCGGTGCGGGCATGCCCTGCGCGGCGACGGCCGCGACCAGGTCGAGGACGAGGGCGAGCTTGGACTTCCAGCGGCGGTAGACGGCGGTCTTGCCGACCCCGGCGCGCCGCGCGATGCCCTCGATGGACATCCGGGCGAACCCCACCGCGGCCAGCTCCTCGAAGACGGCCGCGCGGATGGCGTCGGTGACGTCCTCGCGCAGGACGGCGGCGCCTGCGGGGGCGCGGCGGCGGGTTCCCCGTTCGGTGGTCATGGCCCGAATGATAGTCGGCGACGACGGAACGGTTGCGTTGCGACGTACAACCGTCCTACTCTCGGCGTTACGACGATACGGTCCCGTCCCTACGAGGGCGTCCCCACGGGACCGTACCGTTCTGCTCCACTTCCCCCCTCCCGCTTCCGTCGAAAGCGATCGTTCGTGGTGAGCCAGACAGCAGCCCCGCCGACCCCGGTGACCTCTCCCACCAAGGACACCAAGGACACCCCGGCCACC is a genomic window of Streptomyces sp. SID8374 containing:
- a CDS encoding bifunctional glycosyltransferase/CDP-glycerol:glycerophosphate glycerophosphotransferase, which codes for MAPRLTVVVPLYNVEEYLGACLTSLAEQTMADLEVVLVDDGSTDNGPALAQEFADRDPRFRLIRQENAGLGAARNAGVRAADPKGEFLTFVDSDDVVPPGAYARMLAELDGSGSDFATGNVLRLRGNGALEQSPMFRKPMEKARPATHVTRDWILLGDRIACNKVFRRTFWDEHAFAFPTGVLYEDIAVVLPAHFLARSVDVVEEPVYHWRDRDGSITTRRAVPQGIRDRVTAVTAVSTFLAGRPDLAEAKRRYDAHALSGDLWLFIEALPDGDEEFHTAFLDHAGAFAATVAPEVFAGLPLDLRVKWQLIRERRIAELLALLGEEKNDRDAFHVRGLLRPRAHHPALRDPLPAAATALTPADLPVHAHLTEAVWRDGLLRLTGYAYVRNAPGGPPRLGWLRAGKRLIPLRLRPRPGGGDEATARSGRSLHRYARAGFEAVVDPRALAAKSKGKGKAGRTTWKLESALFGAGRLRRGPMRLTGTPAPPAALYTDERTRVVPVLSGNKLELRTERIAALLTGHSAADDSLHLDVKVLDDDGPAALRLTEWRTKDIQEFALRGSLGSRAAEIPLTAFRGKDEVWGVQLVGGKGKLTVAARTDGDDGRYPIPGGRELYVAPNPSGDLVLTDRAVQPVVTSVSWTEGGGLVLEGVFPEPSGTIGELVLRHSGHHEETVIACELEESGSFRAVVHPAAVDGSGGPLPLAEGRWYLFLREPGERDPDAYRPLRLATPLHADLPLQQEAGGRPFTLQRRHHDRLVLESGSALPVTEQGPYGQRIQRERYATLRAADRGQLRPAALYSSFDGRQHSDSPRAIHRELASRAPDIEHLWTVRDQQAAVPEGVRAIALHSAEWYEALARSRWVVTNTHLPQWFERAEGQCVVQTWHGTPLKRIGRDLAGSPHADAAYMASMEHRSAQWSLLVSPNSFSTPVLRRAFGYSGEVLECGYPRNDLLYAPDRAKVATAVRERLAIPGGRRVILYAPTWREDQPRRARRYDPDLQLDLDQAREVLGDDHVLLVRRHYLVGGSVPDTDFVRDVSRHPDVAELLLISDVLVTDYSSIMFDFAQTGRPMLFHTYDLAHYRDTLRGFCFDFEHRAPGPLIPDSAGVVAALRDPEAAVAGHGEAYERFREAFCDLDDGSAAARVVDRMLKEGPGAEDGPGGGTESETRTEGGSGAEGAQA
- a CDS encoding TetR/AcrR family transcriptional regulator — protein: MTTERGTRRRAPAGAAVLREDVTDAIRAAVFEELAAVGFARMSIEGIARRAGVGKTAVYRRWKSKLALVLDLVAAVAAQGMPAPATGSLYGDVRAVLELAAYALRHPVASQVIPDLLVEAARNPEISEAIKAALLDQQQGVAAVVVREAVARGELPEGSDPDRALDLIVGPLYWRLVVVRGELPKGYLDDLAASAVAALRNGA
- a CDS encoding TylF/MycF/NovP-related O-methyltransferase, whose amino-acid sequence is MRHKPRVLSRSMAWRNAVNGVLQQLTGYQLRRVTVPAARTAPAESLAASTPAPAPPKPEAKEAAAKKSRAKKPSSAFPEDYDDEARDIIRAVKPYSMTSPERLNAFILATRYIARHDIPGDIVECGVWRGGSMQACARTLLSVGETERELYLFDTYEGMTPPTAEDLRRDGRPAQELLDAQGKDRPIWAVASLEDVQAGFENVPYPKERVHYVRGRVEDTVPEQAPEQIAILRLDTDWYASTKHELEHLYSRLVSGGVLLIDDYGYWQGSRQAVDEFLDKTGERLLLLRMDEGRIAVKP
- a CDS encoding methyltransferase domain-containing protein encodes the protein MHRSAYEQMELCIKEYLPVEGPGEGAAPGRYRVVDLGSRISGKQTRTHRALLAGHSIDYFGVDVQDGPNVDAVMKKPYRIPARSNSADVVLSGQAFEHIPFFWASMLEIARVLKPGGHAFITAPSRGHVHDAQDCWRYYPDGFRALAAHSRLELREAYTDFPPQKGIWHDYRAIDRKAAYWGDSVGVFRKPQRYPRLTMFAVRELAVWWANRVGGVDSVPLPEPVAGREQCGRAKSVPAQTTEPAPALEQNPPRSMAG
- a CDS encoding CDP-glycerol glycerophosphotransferase family protein, with amino-acid sequence MPPRPTRASVKRFVRRQVMRAAYRTDLHRPLDPNLAVYGAYWNRGVACNPAAIHAKARQLAPHIRGVWAVSSRHRDRMPPGVPYVIEGSRPYWRAMATATYLVNNSSFPGGFTKRPGQRYLQTHHGTPLKTMGLDQRAYPALARKADFAKILAHVGQWDFSLSANPHSTEIWDRVYPAPSDGPAYEHLDLGYPRNDVYFTATAEDIARIRAELGIREGRTALLYAPTHRDYREGFVPDLDPEHLARELGPDYVVLVRAHYFYGRSAGLASAPTGRVLDVTAHPRIEELCLAADALITDYSSLTFDYACLDRPIVVHAPDWDAYRTTRGTYFDLLSGRPGDTPGTVTTTSDELVEAFRTGEWRSPASAALRTAFRERFCPYDDGHAAERIVRRFFGVPFAPRGR
- a CDS encoding CDP-glycerol glycerophosphotransferase family protein, which encodes MKPPLLSVVIPVHNVEDYLEDCLRSVAQQSLDAIEVVMVDDGSTDGSPAIAEAFAARDGRFRLVRQKNAGLSAARNTGVRHTTPAVPYLAFADSDDFVVHDAYERMVASLESTGSDLATGNVWRLTERGRQQAWQYRWLTATRPRTHITRDPRLLADRVAWNKVFRRSFWDGHAFAFPEGRLYEDTPVMIPAHYLAGSVDVLHEHVYYWRVREGSITRRRTDVTGVRDRIAACEQVSAFLGGREDGEQRRAYDASCLRDDFGYFLDGLPLGGEAYRAAFLEGAGAFVDRAGDGVLEGLPVELRIKWRLVRERRLEELLAVLAFERVNGVGTFAVEGLPGRRRAVYPGVRGASARLARTDVPAVARLVEARWEADGKLRLRGYAYLRNLPASSARQQLMVGMVRAEGARRVRTVPVRSVPAPEATVNSGQELHGYDHAGFEMVLDPDRLPATGDSGGWLVGLVVAARGTVRRVAVRALDAGADQPLVHDLGDGRRTVLDHLGGRLRVRVAPPGALVEASGGTEGGGALELSGRCFGGAAPAALLLMRDGEEERSFPVECGEGGADGGRGSAFTVRVPLDGLAAVPPAPHRAPPEVRAEGGARWRTRLLLADGTRTPLPAAPDLPPPACADAAGELVVDLGGLPVADAVERLEDGALRVSGTYGVACAASGAYGAASTAPGTYGVAPTAPGTYGVAPTASGAYGVASAASGTYGVASTAPGTYAPALSGPGAPAPTATASGPAPRLFLRHETLHETLPVTEVTVETHPTPRFYARIAPPLPEGRWGLHLDGRPVRVLASLAAHLPCGDSALALERRNGDRLTVLAAPALPVAERSGYNRRLLRSAHHRAGRTTLPLLDTVLYAGGAGGDSPRAVHAELVRRGAEAEHLWVTGTAPGRTTPVPPGARAVPVHSAAWYEALARSRWIVTDDHLPAWFERRPGQTVVQTWHGTPLGRFGTGLTETLYADHQHLATLAHRSAQWSVLVSPSRFATPLLRRSLAYEGDVLEAGSPANDVLCAPDRDKAAEEIRRTLGVPEDHRVVLYAPTYRDHLAHPPSAVPHSPDRTAPGPYRWDPALDLPALARSLGPGHTVLVRRHPRVTGSIAEGPGVLDVSRHPGAAELLLIADVLVTDYAGLMFDFALTGRPMLFHTYDLEHYRDTVRGFCLDFETRAPGPLLVTTDEVAQALRGLGALAARHADAYESFRRDHCDLDDGGAAGRVADRLLADLG